From a region of the Cognatiyoonia koreensis genome:
- a CDS encoding thiamine pyrophosphate-binding protein — MQRPLGAQISHMLKDRGVEVIFGIPGVHNQELYRGIEEAGLRHVLARHEQGAGFMADGYARATGKPGVAYVITGPGLCNIMTPMGQAYSDSVPMLVISSCLDETAATRGQLHQMKDQEGAARAVCDWSETARTAEAAYALIDRALAEMRTDLSKPKHISVPIAQLEGKADKGWQTRAFLGPRPTPPEPEWPAYVADRLKNAHRPVFIFGGGAKQVGFPDMGEALPKTLMRVLERTVAASFTTYAGRGIVPDDAPLHFGATLARPASADVFARADLVIAVGTQLSEVDLWRAHPGHDCPTIRVDIDPEVLSATSNQQIPVRADAATFMALLSEELSEGGTSEWTPTEVADFRARVRAEIDAERPGILPVADALKEALPPDTMIYSDMTQFAYAAKEVYPMDRPGHWHHPYGFGTLGYALPAAIGGKIGVGDKPVIAIAGDYGFQYTLQELMVAVELELTLPIIIWDNGKLGEIEDSMVRAQIAPNAVIQKNPDFIKLAEAYGADTAAPETLDAFKAAVRTALGAKGPTLIYVRADIASSP; from the coding sequence ATGCAACGTCCCCTTGGTGCCCAGATTTCCCATATGCTGAAAGATCGCGGGGTCGAGGTAATCTTTGGCATTCCCGGCGTGCATAATCAGGAGCTTTATCGCGGGATCGAAGAGGCCGGTTTGCGCCATGTTCTTGCCCGCCACGAGCAAGGTGCCGGGTTCATGGCCGACGGCTATGCGCGGGCGACGGGCAAGCCGGGCGTCGCATATGTGATCACCGGGCCGGGGCTGTGCAACATCATGACACCGATGGGGCAGGCCTATTCGGATAGCGTGCCAATGCTGGTGATTTCGTCGTGCTTGGATGAGACAGCGGCGACGCGCGGGCAGTTGCACCAGATGAAGGATCAGGAAGGGGCGGCACGGGCGGTTTGTGATTGGAGCGAGACAGCACGGACGGCAGAGGCGGCTTATGCGTTGATTGATCGCGCGTTAGCCGAGATGCGTACTGATCTGTCCAAACCCAAGCACATCAGCGTGCCGATTGCACAGCTTGAGGGAAAAGCAGACAAGGGATGGCAGACGCGCGCGTTCCTTGGCCCCCGACCCACACCGCCGGAACCGGAGTGGCCTGCATATGTGGCTGACCGATTGAAGAACGCGCACCGCCCGGTCTTTATCTTTGGTGGCGGGGCAAAGCAGGTCGGATTTCCTGACATGGGCGAAGCACTGCCCAAAACCCTGATGCGTGTTCTTGAACGAACCGTTGCGGCCAGTTTCACGACCTACGCCGGACGCGGCATCGTTCCTGATGACGCGCCGCTGCATTTTGGCGCAACACTTGCTCGTCCAGCGAGTGCTGACGTCTTTGCCCGCGCCGATCTGGTCATTGCCGTGGGCACGCAACTGTCTGAAGTCGATTTGTGGCGCGCCCATCCGGGACATGATTGCCCGACGATCCGCGTCGATATCGATCCGGAGGTCTTGTCCGCAACGTCCAATCAGCAGATCCCCGTGCGCGCAGATGCGGCGACATTCATGGCGTTGTTGTCGGAAGAACTGAGTGAAGGCGGAACATCTGAATGGACCCCCACCGAAGTCGCCGACTTTCGCGCCCGTGTGCGTGCTGAAATCGACGCAGAACGCCCCGGCATACTGCCTGTCGCGGATGCGCTCAAAGAAGCGCTCCCTCCCGACACTATGATCTACTCCGACATGACCCAATTCGCCTATGCCGCCAAAGAGGTTTACCCCATGGACCGCCCCGGGCACTGGCACCACCCCTACGGCTTCGGCACGCTCGGCTACGCGCTGCCTGCGGCCATCGGTGGCAAGATTGGTGTCGGCGATAAGCCCGTCATCGCCATCGCTGGCGACTATGGCTTTCAATATACGTTGCAGGAACTGATGGTCGCAGTGGAACTGGAACTGACCCTGCCCATTATTATCTGGGACAACGGCAAGCTGGGTGAGATCGAGGACAGCATGGTGCGCGCCCAGATCGCACCAAACGCCGTGATCCAGAAGAACCCCGATTTCATCAAGCTGGCTGAGGCTTATGGTGCCGATACGGCGGCACCTGAAACCTTGGATGCGTTCAAGGCTGCCGTGCGGACCGCACTAGGTGCGAAAGGGCCGACATTGATTTACGTGCGCGCGGATATTGCCTCAAGTCCCTAA
- a CDS encoding trypsin-like peptidase domain-containing protein — translation MIRAFAALLMTLWLTGAAHAQQPVWVQIEAQPTLSQAQDRVRAYAGQLEDVSGYSIGGGWYGIVLGPYSRADANTLLRQYKREGRIPADSFIALGRNFRQQFWPVGVGAQTTAQPLPGTPQPPALTPDAPTDEPTELVVAPVEPDPITPADETPQEARASEALLDRAAREDLQVALQWAGYYNAAIDGAFGRGTRSAMGEWQAANNHEVTGILTSAQRVELLGAYNAVLDGMDLQLVRDDASGIQMLVPTGVVAFSEYEPPFVRFDAKGDLDATVLFISQQGDQNRLFGLYEILQTLAIMPTEGERSRRDSSFQIEGIGEGIHSYVTARLDNGQIKGFALIWPEGDDERRRRILQEMLDSFEAIDGVLDPALATPGEDQAIDLVAGLEVRKPKLSRSGFYIDAQGTVLTTAEAIGSCDRVTINSEHEATVAYTDTEAGIAVLRPDEPLAPLAVAAFQLGVPRLQSEVAVAGYPYGGILVTPSLTFGRLADIRGLNGEEEVKRLDLTAQPGDAGGPVFDNGGSVLGMLLPRENQNGQVLPPEVSFSVDAEVILASLDAAGIAVQTTDTVAFMPPETLTLRAADQTVLVSCW, via the coding sequence ATGATACGCGCGTTTGCTGCTCTACTGATGACACTCTGGCTGACCGGTGCGGCCCATGCCCAGCAACCCGTCTGGGTCCAGATCGAGGCCCAACCGACACTCAGTCAGGCACAGGACCGTGTCCGCGCCTATGCCGGCCAGCTTGAAGACGTGTCGGGTTATTCCATCGGTGGCGGATGGTATGGCATCGTTCTGGGGCCTTACAGTCGCGCAGATGCCAACACGCTTTTGCGCCAGTACAAACGCGAAGGGCGCATTCCCGCCGACAGCTTCATCGCGCTCGGGCGCAACTTCCGTCAGCAGTTCTGGCCAGTCGGGGTTGGCGCACAGACAACGGCACAACCCCTGCCCGGCACACCGCAGCCACCCGCCCTGACACCGGACGCACCAACTGATGAGCCGACCGAACTCGTGGTCGCCCCTGTCGAACCCGACCCGATCACACCTGCAGATGAAACACCGCAGGAAGCGCGCGCCTCCGAAGCACTCCTTGATCGCGCCGCACGCGAAGACCTGCAAGTCGCGCTGCAATGGGCGGGCTATTACAACGCCGCCATCGACGGTGCGTTCGGACGCGGAACCCGCAGCGCCATGGGCGAATGGCAGGCCGCCAACAACCACGAAGTGACAGGTATCCTGACGTCAGCGCAACGCGTCGAACTGCTCGGTGCCTACAACGCTGTGCTTGACGGGATGGATTTGCAACTGGTGCGCGACGACGCATCCGGCATCCAGATGCTCGTGCCGACGGGCGTTGTGGCGTTCAGCGAATACGAACCGCCTTTCGTGCGCTTTGACGCCAAGGGCGACCTTGATGCAACGGTCCTGTTCATCAGCCAGCAAGGTGACCAGAACCGCCTGTTCGGCCTGTACGAAATCCTCCAGACGCTCGCAATCATGCCAACAGAAGGTGAACGATCACGCCGCGACAGCAGCTTTCAGATCGAAGGCATCGGCGAGGGCATCCATTCCTATGTGACGGCACGGCTTGATAATGGACAGATCAAAGGCTTCGCGCTGATCTGGCCCGAAGGTGACGACGAACGCCGCCGCCGTATTCTGCAGGAAATGTTGGACAGCTTTGAAGCCATCGACGGCGTGCTGGACCCGGCACTTGCCACGCCCGGCGAAGATCAGGCGATTGATCTGGTCGCGGGCCTCGAAGTGCGCAAACCAAAGCTCTCGCGCAGCGGGTTCTACATCGACGCCCAAGGCACGGTGCTGACCACGGCAGAGGCAATCGGCTCTTGCGACCGTGTGACGATCAACTCCGAACATGAGGCAACAGTCGCCTATACAGATACAGAGGCGGGCATCGCCGTCCTGCGCCCTGATGAACCGCTTGCCCCGCTTGCGGTTGCCGCTTTCCAGCTTGGCGTGCCACGCCTGCAATCCGAAGTCGCGGTCGCGGGATATCCCTATGGTGGCATCCTTGTGACTCCGTCCCTTACCTTCGGGCGCTTGGCAGACATCCGTGGCCTGAACGGTGAAGAAGAAGTCAAACGGCTCGATCTGACCGCGCAGCCCGGTGATGCTGGTGGCCCGGTCTTTGATAACGGCGGCTCTGTTCTCGGGATGTTGCTACCGCGCGAAAACCAGAACGGGCAGGTTCTGCCACCAGAGGTCAGCTTTTCAGTCGATGCAGAAGTCATCCTCGCTTCGCTCGATGCCGCAGGAATCGCAGTGCAAACCACTGACACGGTCGCTTTCATGCCGCCCGAAACACTGACGCTGCGCGCCGCCGATCAAACCGTACTTGTCAGCTGCTGGTGA
- a CDS encoding DMT family transporter codes for MSDWIVSIAGTPEGARVATLLALMSAIAHAIFGALQKGRHDPWLTRGAIDGWLVVISAPVALFLVPWPSGQVAVLLVGALVIHFGYKVTMALAYERAAYTVVYPVVRGTGPLVTVLAASVIFQEHFTAVQWLGVACLSGGILLLALRNLSEETIDLRALKIGLAWALTGGVLVAVYTTYDAFAIRQSANPFTFLAWFFFVTALDFPVLAAWRYRRMINPPTLGPLMWRGVIGAVIAWFSFGGVMLATRLDKVGEAAVLRETSTVFAALIGWLFLKEKVGPRRTVLMALVALGAVIVEMGG; via the coding sequence ATGAGCGATTGGATCGTGTCCATCGCCGGCACACCAGAGGGCGCGCGTGTTGCGACGCTTCTTGCGCTGATGTCCGCGATTGCGCATGCGATTTTCGGCGCACTTCAGAAAGGGCGGCATGATCCCTGGCTGACACGCGGCGCGATTGATGGCTGGTTGGTCGTCATTTCAGCGCCTGTGGCGCTGTTCCTGGTGCCATGGCCCAGCGGGCAGGTCGCTGTCCTGCTGGTCGGGGCGTTGGTCATTCATTTCGGGTACAAGGTGACCATGGCGCTGGCTTATGAGCGGGCGGCCTATACGGTGGTCTATCCAGTGGTCAGAGGGACGGGCCCACTTGTGACAGTGCTGGCCGCGTCGGTGATCTTTCAGGAGCATTTCACCGCGGTGCAGTGGCTTGGCGTTGCCTGCCTGTCGGGCGGTATCCTGCTGCTGGCCTTGCGCAATCTGTCGGAAGAGACCATCGATCTGCGTGCGCTGAAGATCGGGCTGGCATGGGCGCTGACGGGGGGCGTGCTGGTTGCGGTCTATACAACCTATGACGCCTTTGCAATTCGCCAGAGCGCCAACCCGTTCACCTTTCTGGCGTGGTTCTTTTTCGTCACCGCGCTGGATTTTCCGGTGCTGGCGGCATGGCGGTATCGGCGCATGATCAACCCGCCTACCCTGGGGCCACTTATGTGGCGCGGTGTGATCGGTGCAGTGATCGCCTGGTTCAGTTTTGGCGGTGTCATGTTGGCGACCCGATTGGATAAAGTGGGCGAGGCGGCGGTTCTGCGCGAGACATCGACGGTTTTTGCCGCGCTGATCGGCTGGCTGTTTCTGAAAGAGAAAGTCGGCCCGCGCCGCACCGTGCTGATGGCACTGGTTGCACTTGGTGCCGTGATCGTGGAAATGGGAGGCTGA
- the ftsY gene encoding signal recognition particle-docking protein FtsY gives MAAEERAAKDAEAARLAAEAEAARVTQEEEAIAQAEAAEGMSDTEIEALAEEIEEQVEAAVDAANAPPVREAVVAPMTTLTPSALDEDEPKAGDAQKGLLGRFFGREKKTVVRRTLDDDMLEQLEELLITADMGVDTALRVTANMAEGRLGKKLSVAEIKELMAQEITRIMDGVARPMPLYAHKPQVVLVVGVNGSGKTTTIGKLASQFKAAGKKVVIAAGDTFRAAAVEQLQVWGDRAGVPVLTAPEGSDPASLAFDAMEKAQQDGADLLMIDTAGRLQNRSDLMEELSKIVRVIRKKDPDAPHNTLLVLDATTGQNALQQVKVFQELADVSGLVMTKLDGTAKGGVLVALADKFGLPIHAIGVGEQIDDLAPFDPEDFANALVGLDR, from the coding sequence CTGGCCGCAGAAGAACGTGCCGCGAAAGACGCTGAAGCGGCGCGATTGGCGGCTGAGGCCGAGGCTGCGCGGGTCACGCAGGAAGAAGAGGCGATCGCGCAGGCCGAAGCTGCAGAAGGGATGTCGGATACCGAGATCGAGGCGCTTGCCGAGGAGATCGAGGAGCAGGTCGAGGCCGCTGTAGACGCTGCAAACGCACCACCTGTGCGCGAGGCGGTTGTCGCGCCGATGACAACACTGACGCCATCCGCACTGGATGAAGATGAACCGAAGGCGGGCGACGCGCAGAAGGGGTTGCTGGGTCGCTTTTTCGGGCGCGAGAAGAAAACCGTCGTCCGTCGCACACTGGATGACGATATGCTTGAACAGCTTGAAGAACTGCTGATCACGGCGGATATGGGCGTGGATACCGCGCTGCGGGTGACTGCGAACATGGCCGAAGGGCGGTTGGGTAAGAAGCTGTCTGTCGCCGAGATCAAGGAATTGATGGCGCAGGAAATCACGCGGATCATGGACGGTGTGGCGCGTCCGATGCCGCTTTATGCCCACAAGCCGCAGGTCGTGCTGGTGGTTGGCGTGAACGGGTCGGGCAAGACCACGACCATCGGTAAGCTGGCCAGCCAGTTTAAGGCGGCAGGCAAGAAGGTGGTCATCGCGGCCGGCGATACGTTCCGTGCGGCGGCAGTGGAACAATTGCAGGTCTGGGGTGACCGCGCAGGTGTGCCTGTGTTGACAGCGCCGGAAGGGTCCGATCCGGCCAGTCTTGCCTTTGATGCGATGGAAAAAGCCCAGCAGGATGGCGCTGATCTGTTGATGATCGACACGGCGGGGCGGTTGCAGAACCGGTCCGACTTGATGGAGGAATTGTCCAAAATCGTGCGCGTCATTCGCAAGAAAGACCCCGATGCGCCGCACAACACGCTTTTGGTGCTTGATGCGACCACTGGCCAGAATGCGCTGCAACAGGTGAAGGTATTTCAGGAATTGGCGGATGTCAGCGGTTTGGTCATGACCAAGCTTGATGGCACAGCCAAAGGCGGCGTGCTTGTCGCGCTGGCCGACAAGTTCGGGCTACCGATCCATGCCATCGGTGTTGGTGAACAGATTGACGACCTCGCGCCGTTCGATCCCGAGGATTTCGCCAATGCGCTGGTTGGCCTTGATCGTTAG
- a CDS encoding GSCFA domain-containing protein: MSHPYRDLPTRAFWRTAVTDADRTQFPGLYAPRFGIDPTTRVATAGSCFAQHIGTYLRAAGCKVLDCEKAPRGMTEKTAKRFGYGLFSARYGNVYTARQMRQLLQDAVAPDPSKDHVWPLGDRFVDAFRPTVEPEGLDSVEEVLLHRRHHLLRLGNMLKKTDVFVFTLGLTETWEDVQTGRVFPLSPGVAGGTFDPDRHRFYNQTHADVLADLAQIRDLLRQFNPAMELLLTVSPVPLTATATPEHVLSATTYSKATLRSAAGAFVAATDDVDYFPSYEIITAPASGGPWFAPNMRSVSAEGVEKVMGIFLAAHGLFDPAPPDESTPDDDPDEDDDLVCDELLLQAFAK, translated from the coding sequence ATGTCCCATCCTTACCGCGACCTTCCAACCCGTGCCTTCTGGCGCACGGCTGTGACCGACGCGGACCGCACGCAATTTCCGGGGCTTTATGCGCCACGTTTCGGAATCGACCCGACAACGCGCGTTGCGACCGCAGGAAGCTGTTTCGCCCAACACATCGGAACCTATCTGCGCGCTGCGGGTTGCAAGGTGCTGGATTGTGAAAAAGCCCCGCGCGGGATGACGGAAAAGACAGCCAAACGGTTCGGCTACGGGCTATTCTCGGCACGCTACGGAAACGTCTATACCGCGCGACAAATGCGCCAACTGCTGCAGGACGCCGTCGCACCTGACCCGTCCAAAGACCACGTCTGGCCACTGGGCGACCGCTTTGTCGATGCGTTCCGCCCGACGGTCGAACCCGAAGGTCTCGACAGCGTGGAAGAGGTGTTGCTGCACCGCCGCCATCACCTTTTGCGGCTGGGGAACATGCTGAAGAAAACCGATGTCTTCGTCTTCACGCTTGGCCTGACCGAAACCTGGGAAGACGTGCAGACAGGGCGGGTCTTTCCACTTAGCCCCGGTGTGGCAGGCGGCACGTTCGATCCGGACCGTCACCGGTTCTACAACCAGACACATGCCGATGTTCTGGCAGACCTCGCGCAAATCCGCGACCTACTGCGCCAGTTCAATCCGGCAATGGAACTCCTCCTGACGGTCTCGCCCGTGCCACTCACAGCGACGGCGACACCAGAACACGTGCTAAGCGCAACGACCTATTCCAAGGCGACATTGCGCAGCGCAGCGGGCGCATTCGTGGCGGCGACGGACGACGTCGACTACTTCCCGTCCTACGAAATCATCACCGCGCCCGCATCGGGCGGCCCGTGGTTCGCGCCCAACATGCGCAGTGTCTCTGCAGAAGGGGTGGAAAAGGTCATGGGGATCTTTCTTGCCGCGCACGGTCTGTTCGATCCGGCACCACCTGACGAGTCGACACCCGATGACGACCCGGACGAAGATGACGATCTGGTCTGCGACGAATTGCTGCTGCAAGCCTTCGCCAAATGA
- the metZ gene encoding O-succinylhomoserine sulfhydrylase, producing MKNEWNKRTKAVHAGTRRSQYNEVSEAIFLTQGFVYPTAEAAEARFIESGPDEFIYARYGNPTVAMFEDRIAAIEGAEDGFATASGMAAVNGALMSMLSAGDHVVSARALFGSCLYILENILTRFGVEVTFVDGTDLDQWAAAIRADTKAVFFESISNPTLQVVDITAVSKLAHAVGASVVVDNVFSTPIYSNAIAQGADVVVYSATKHIDGQGRALGGVILGTKAFIRGTVEPYLKHTGGAMSPFTAWMMLKGLETMDLRVRAQTFAATRIADGLVGHSKLAQVIYPGHDSHPQYQLTMDQLGAGGTVIAIDCGSQAAAFSLMNALEIFLISNNLGDAKSIATHPATTTHQRLSDAQRDSLGITPGLIRLSIGLEDAEDLLADLMNGLKTL from the coding sequence ATGAAAAACGAATGGAACAAGCGCACCAAGGCGGTTCACGCCGGCACGCGGCGCAGCCAATATAACGAGGTCAGCGAGGCGATCTTTCTGACGCAGGGCTTTGTTTATCCCACCGCTGAGGCTGCCGAAGCGCGGTTTATCGAAAGCGGTCCGGATGAATTTATCTATGCCCGCTATGGCAACCCGACCGTTGCGATGTTCGAGGATCGGATTGCCGCCATTGAAGGGGCCGAGGATGGCTTTGCCACGGCTTCGGGCATGGCTGCTGTCAACGGTGCATTGATGTCGATGCTGTCCGCTGGCGATCACGTGGTCAGCGCACGTGCCTTGTTCGGGTCCTGTCTTTATATTCTTGAAAACATCCTGACCCGTTTCGGTGTCGAAGTGACATTTGTCGATGGCACCGATCTGGACCAATGGGCCGCTGCGATCCGTGCCGATACGAAGGCTGTGTTCTTTGAGTCTATCTCCAATCCCACCTTGCAGGTGGTGGATATCACGGCTGTTTCCAAGCTGGCCCATGCTGTTGGTGCGAGCGTGGTTGTGGATAACGTGTTTTCCACGCCGATATACTCGAACGCCATCGCGCAAGGCGCTGATGTTGTTGTTTATTCCGCGACCAAGCATATCGACGGGCAGGGCCGTGCGCTGGGCGGCGTGATCCTTGGGACGAAGGCGTTCATTCGTGGCACTGTCGAGCCGTACCTGAAGCATACGGGTGGCGCGATGTCGCCGTTTACCGCGTGGATGATGCTGAAGGGGCTGGAGACTATGGATTTGCGCGTGCGCGCCCAGACCTTTGCCGCGACGCGCATTGCTGACGGTCTGGTTGGCCATTCGAAGCTGGCACAGGTGATTTATCCGGGTCACGACAGCCATCCGCAGTATCAGCTGACCATGGATCAGCTGGGGGCTGGCGGCACGGTCATCGCGATTGATTGCGGTTCGCAGGCGGCGGCGTTCAGCCTGATGAATGCGCTGGAGATCTTTCTGATTTCCAACAATCTGGGCGATGCGAAATCCATTGCGACCCATCCAGCGACAACCACGCACCAGCGGCTGAGTGACGCACAACGCGACAGCCTTGGCATCACGCCCGGTCTGATCCGGCTGAGTATCGGGCTGGAAGATGCGGAAGATCTGCTGGCCGATCTGATGAATGGTCTGAAAACCCTGTAA
- a CDS encoding TrkH family potassium uptake protein codes for MIDLRPVGYVIGLLVAALGATMCVPLIADLMAGNGHWPVFVESAIFTILTGGLIALACANGVSEGLSLRQTFLLTALVWWMLPVFGAIPFVLGATNASFTDAFFEAMSGLTTTGATVFSGLEALPDGLKLWRGMLQWLGGVGIIVVAMVFLPELRVGGMQIFRSEAFDTMGKILPRAGEIAKQISFIYIFLTVSCILCYVATGMPTIDAIVHGMTTVSTGGMANSDASFGAYGAAAHYVAVVFMFLAALPFVRFVQFVAGTARPILQDSQIRTFFTILMICVLLITSWLWGRQGEISEVAFRESLFNVLSIMSGTGYSSADYMQWGTFPVVLFFFVGLIGGCAGSTACSIKVFRYQILIASIKSQIRQIHAPHGVFAPRYEGRPIGDDVINSVISFFTIFILTLGVIAVLLGLTGLDFITSVSGAATALGNIGPGLGPEIGPAGNFAGLNDIAKWILLLAMFIGRLEVLVVFTILSVRFWRN; via the coding sequence ATGATAGATTTGCGCCCGGTTGGATATGTGATTGGCCTGCTTGTGGCCGCGCTGGGCGCGACGATGTGCGTGCCGCTGATTGCCGACCTGATGGCGGGAAACGGGCATTGGCCTGTCTTTGTTGAAAGCGCGATTTTCACCATCCTGACCGGCGGTCTGATCGCGCTGGCCTGCGCCAATGGTGTCAGCGAGGGGCTGAGCCTGCGCCAGACCTTTTTGCTGACGGCGCTGGTTTGGTGGATGTTGCCGGTCTTCGGGGCGATCCCTTTTGTGCTGGGGGCGACGAACGCCAGTTTCACTGATGCCTTCTTTGAAGCGATGTCGGGTCTGACGACAACAGGGGCGACGGTGTTTTCCGGGCTGGAGGCGTTGCCAGACGGGTTGAAACTATGGCGCGGCATGTTGCAGTGGCTGGGCGGTGTCGGGATCATCGTCGTTGCCATGGTTTTCCTGCCAGAGCTGCGCGTCGGGGGTATGCAGATTTTCCGGTCAGAAGCCTTTGATACGATGGGAAAAATCTTGCCGCGCGCCGGTGAGATCGCCAAGCAGATTTCGTTTATCTATATCTTTCTGACGGTGTCCTGCATCCTTTGTTATGTAGCGACCGGGATGCCCACGATTGACGCGATCGTGCACGGGATGACGACCGTGTCGACAGGTGGCATGGCGAATTCCGATGCGTCATTCGGTGCATACGGGGCAGCGGCGCATTACGTCGCTGTTGTCTTCATGTTTCTGGCTGCATTGCCTTTCGTGCGTTTTGTCCAGTTTGTCGCGGGAACGGCACGGCCCATATTGCAGGATAGTCAGATCAGGACGTTTTTCACGATCCTGATGATTTGTGTCCTTCTGATTACCTCATGGCTATGGGGACGGCAGGGCGAAATCAGTGAAGTCGCCTTCCGCGAGTCGCTTTTCAACGTCCTGTCGATCATGTCCGGCACCGGCTATTCGAGTGCCGATTACATGCAATGGGGCACATTTCCCGTCGTTCTGTTCTTTTTTGTCGGTTTGATTGGTGGTTGCGCGGGGTCGACTGCCTGTTCGATCAAGGTGTTTCGCTATCAGATCCTGATTGCCTCCATCAAATCGCAGATCCGCCAGATCCACGCGCCGCACGGTGTGTTCGCCCCGCGCTATGAGGGCAGGCCTATTGGGGACGACGTCATCAACTCGGTTATTTCGTTCTTCACCATCTTCATCCTGACGCTGGGTGTCATCGCGGTATTGCTTGGGCTGACAGGTCTTGATTTCATTACGTCTGTCAGTGGTGCCGCGACGGCCCTTGGCAATATCGGTCCCGGTCTTGGCCCGGAAATCGGACCGGCGGGGAATTTTGCGGGGCTCAATGATATTGCAAAGTGGATTTTGCTGCTGGCGATGTTCATCGGCCGTCTGGAAGTTCTTGTCGTGTTCACAATCCTGTCTGTCCGTTTCTGGAGAAACTGA
- the folE2 gene encoding GTP cyclohydrolase FolE2, giving the protein MNIHSPDFDRDPSREEAEAALAMLRRWVGNVTPEEVATLDPLVARLIPGQEVSNYPALARAYPEDFAVDDAYKASMPDLQNGPASLIRGAKQQIQHVGISNFRLPIRFHTRDNGDLTLETSVTGTVSLEAEKKGINMSRIMRTFYKHAEETFSFDVIEKALDAYKSDLESFDARIQMRFSFPMKVQSLRSGLEGYQYYDIALELVETAGVRKKIVHLDYVYSSTCPCSLELSEHARQFRGQLATPHSQRSVARISVLVEDGPCLWFEDLIDRARAAVPTETQVMVKREDEQAFAELNAANPIFVEDAARLFTQQLQLDARISDFRVIASHQESLHSHDAVSVLTEGTTFAAESLDPRLFASLFHVG; this is encoded by the coding sequence ATGAACATTCACTCCCCGGACTTTGACCGCGATCCCAGCCGTGAAGAGGCAGAGGCCGCGCTTGCGATGCTGCGCCGTTGGGTCGGCAATGTGACCCCTGAAGAGGTCGCAACACTCGACCCGCTGGTCGCCCGCCTGATCCCAGGTCAGGAAGTATCGAACTATCCTGCCCTGGCCCGTGCCTATCCCGAGGATTTTGCTGTCGATGACGCCTACAAGGCGTCGATGCCGGATTTGCAGAACGGTCCTGCCAGCCTGATCCGTGGCGCCAAGCAGCAGATTCAACATGTCGGCATATCGAATTTCCGTCTGCCGATCCGGTTTCACACCCGCGACAACGGCGATCTGACGCTGGAGACGTCTGTCACCGGCACCGTATCGCTGGAGGCCGAAAAGAAGGGCATCAACATGTCCCGCATCATGCGGACATTCTACAAGCATGCCGAGGAAACATTCAGCTTTGACGTCATCGAGAAGGCGCTTGATGCCTATAAATCCGATCTGGAAAGCTTTGATGCCCGCATCCAGATGCGGTTTTCCTTTCCGATGAAAGTTCAGAGTTTGCGGTCCGGTCTGGAAGGCTATCAGTATTACGATATTGCGCTGGAACTGGTTGAAACAGCAGGTGTGCGCAAGAAGATTGTCCATCTGGATTATGTCTATTCATCGACCTGCCCATGTTCGCTGGAACTTTCGGAACATGCCCGTCAATTCCGCGGCCAGTTGGCGACGCCGCATTCGCAGCGGTCTGTCGCGCGCATTTCGGTTCTGGTCGAGGATGGACCTTGCCTGTGGTTCGAGGACCTGATCGACCGTGCCCGCGCAGCTGTGCCGACTGAAACGCAGGTCATGGTCAAACGCGAGGACGAGCAGGCATTCGCCGAATTGAATGCAGCGAACCCGATCTTTGTTGAGGATGCTGCGCGGCTGTTCACGCAGCAGCTTCAGCTTGATGCGCGTATCAGTGATTTCCGCGTTATCGCGAGCCATCAGGAAAGCCTGCACAGCCATGATGCGGTGTCCGTGCTAACCGAAGGCACGACCTTTGCCGCTGAAAGCCTTGATCCGCGTCTGTTTGCATCGCTGTTCCACGTCGGCTGA
- a CDS encoding inner membrane-spanning protein YciB, translated as MAEIKKINPFTKQVLELGPTIVYFVLYMWIKDETYTFRGVEYSGFIVAALVFIPLLLAAMAILWAMTGKLSRIQIFTGFMVIVFGGLTAYFNDERFFKMKTSIVYGFFAGILGLGLLQGRSYLQWVLEDFLPMQPAGWMILTRRITFMFIALAIANELVWRNMSEEAWVKIETFAFPAVLFLFLWSQIILLQRYLIEPKQ; from the coding sequence ATGGCCGAAATCAAGAAGATCAATCCGTTTACAAAGCAGGTTCTCGAACTGGGGCCGACCATTGTGTATTTCGTGCTTTATATGTGGATCAAGGACGAAACCTACACTTTCCGCGGGGTCGAATATTCAGGCTTTATCGTGGCTGCCCTTGTTTTCATTCCGCTTTTGCTGGCCGCGATGGCAATCCTTTGGGCCATGACGGGCAAACTGTCCCGCATTCAGATATTCACGGGGTTCATGGTCATCGTGTTCGGCGGTCTGACCGCCTATTTCAACGACGAGCGCTTTTTCAAGATGAAGACCTCGATCGTTTACGGGTTCTTTGCGGGTATTCTTGGATTGGGATTACTGCAGGGGCGCAGCTATTTGCAGTGGGTGCTTGAGGATTTTCTGCCGATGCAGCCAGCGGGCTGGATGATCCTGACGCGGCGCATCACCTTCATGTTCATAGCACTCGCGATTGCCAACGAGTTGGTCTGGCGCAATATGTCCGAGGAAGCCTGGGTCAAGATCGAGACTTTTGCCTTTCCCGCCGTGCTGTTCCTGTTTCTTTGGTCACAGATTATTCTGCTTCAAAGATATCTGATCGAACCCAAGCAGTAG